The following coding sequences are from one Lipingzhangella halophila window:
- a CDS encoding thiopeptide maturation pyridine synthase, producing the protein MPWHAIHVSYHDDNRDRLVLDAVRPLFGRLAEDVPEAYFTPHWRRGPHVRLLFRTGDEVFHDVVRPATREVVGAFLRDHPSTAELDEARVLPLHEWLAARENEKGPLRPFRPDNTITVERHDPRLHVLGNPDSAEMLARFYVATTPLAFAMIEGTPDPAARRRLAFALLAGTVHAFTATGLAQSYATFRSHAEVFLATTPTGEEYRSEWDAQYDQHAERFGTELVEALATVDGDRNSVPFVRQWVDTMRPIARGVRDLQDTGMLHLPPADLSAPPSDFHRAMAANPAAVAMLQTAEFSVFRQLINYLYVHLTRIGLSTLERNALCHILANTTERHYGMTALEMFNSSLADTRR; encoded by the coding sequence AGGACGTCCCCGAGGCGTACTTCACCCCGCACTGGCGGCGCGGCCCGCACGTGCGCCTTCTGTTCCGCACCGGGGACGAGGTGTTCCACGACGTGGTGCGCCCCGCGACCCGGGAGGTCGTCGGCGCGTTCCTGCGCGACCACCCCTCCACGGCGGAGCTCGACGAGGCCCGGGTTCTGCCGCTGCACGAATGGCTGGCGGCACGCGAGAACGAGAAGGGGCCGCTGCGACCGTTCCGGCCGGACAACACGATCACTGTCGAGCGGCACGACCCGCGGCTGCACGTCCTGGGAAACCCGGACTCCGCGGAGATGCTGGCCCGCTTCTATGTCGCCACGACACCGCTCGCGTTCGCCATGATCGAGGGCACCCCGGACCCGGCCGCACGCCGGAGGCTCGCCTTCGCGTTGCTGGCCGGCACCGTGCACGCGTTCACCGCGACCGGTCTCGCCCAGAGCTACGCGACCTTCCGCTCGCACGCCGAAGTGTTCCTGGCCACTACGCCAACGGGTGAGGAGTACCGGAGCGAGTGGGACGCGCAGTACGACCAGCACGCGGAACGCTTCGGCACCGAACTCGTCGAGGCCCTGGCCACGGTCGACGGGGATCGGAACTCGGTGCCGTTCGTCCGGCAGTGGGTTGACACCATGCGGCCGATCGCGCGGGGCGTTCGCGACCTGCAGGACACCGGAATGCTGCACCTCCCCCCGGCGGACCTGAGCGCGCCCCCCAGCGACTTCCACCGCGCCATGGCGGCGAACCCCGCGGCGGTGGCGATGTTGCAGACCGCCGAGTTCAGCGTGTTCCGGCAGCTCATCAACTACCTCTACGTGCACCTGACGCGGATCGGCCTCAGCACTCTGGAGCGGAACGCGCTGTGCCACATCCTGGCGAACACCACCGAGCGGCACTACGGAATGACCGCGCTGGAGATGTTCAACAGCTCCCTGGCGGACACGCGGCGATGA
- a CDS encoding SagB family peptide dehydrogenase, which yields MTAGNELLQLRDGVDAATSESGEVYLVRWPHSRALGVLSTPQRGVLRRLASHQCTRDELRREAGAPPGELDGLVERLRDGGWLRVTATADDAPLYTVEPLRAAPPSDAEYHLPHAALSRFATLAPDGDHLVLAAPEGACDIRLHDPRVLAVVRELAGGAEVTALTRQGLAEQAVRRLLADLAFAGVLGRESAADPGDLWSPHELWFHAHSRHGDRHRLGVDMGGTFPFAETLAPLPARRSPVGPPIPLDRPDLDTLRTTDPPLTAVLEDRASQREHDHERPITLHTLGEFLYRCTSVREKVAPDGQEYPGRPYPGGGALYELEFYPLVQRADGLDPGLYRYDQHGHQLERVEAAPEVLRRMAGVVRTASAVSELPQVVVVIAARFGRIMFKYEAMAYALTLKHVGIVYQVMYLVATAMGLAACALGTGTSTELSEAIGADPLAEAAVGEFMLGSAPSSPGRGATP from the coding sequence ATGACGGCCGGGAACGAGCTGCTCCAGCTGAGAGACGGGGTGGACGCGGCGACCAGCGAGTCCGGTGAGGTGTACCTCGTCCGCTGGCCCCATTCCCGCGCGCTCGGTGTGCTCTCCACGCCGCAACGGGGTGTGTTGCGGCGCTTGGCCAGTCACCAGTGCACCCGGGACGAGCTGCGCCGGGAGGCCGGCGCTCCGCCTGGCGAACTCGATGGTCTGGTTGAGAGGCTGCGCGATGGCGGGTGGCTGCGCGTCACGGCCACCGCGGACGACGCTCCGCTCTACACGGTGGAACCGCTGCGCGCGGCGCCCCCGAGCGACGCGGAGTACCACCTGCCACACGCCGCCCTGTCCCGGTTCGCCACCTTGGCGCCGGACGGAGACCACCTGGTACTCGCCGCGCCCGAAGGCGCCTGCGATATCCGGCTGCACGACCCCCGCGTCCTGGCCGTGGTGCGCGAACTGGCCGGCGGAGCAGAGGTCACCGCGTTGACCCGGCAAGGGCTCGCGGAACAGGCCGTGCGCCGCCTGCTGGCCGACCTCGCGTTCGCCGGGGTTCTCGGCCGGGAGAGCGCCGCGGACCCCGGCGACCTGTGGAGCCCGCACGAGCTGTGGTTCCACGCGCACAGCCGGCACGGTGACCGGCACAGGCTCGGCGTGGATATGGGGGGCACCTTCCCGTTCGCCGAGACTCTCGCCCCACTGCCGGCGCGCCGGAGCCCGGTCGGCCCGCCGATCCCGCTGGACCGCCCCGACCTGGACACGCTACGTACAACGGACCCGCCGCTCACGGCGGTGCTGGAGGACCGGGCGTCCCAGCGGGAGCACGACCACGAGCGCCCGATCACGCTCCACACGCTCGGCGAGTTCCTGTACCGCTGCACCAGCGTCCGGGAGAAGGTCGCGCCGGACGGGCAGGAGTACCCCGGTCGGCCGTACCCGGGGGGCGGCGCCCTGTACGAGCTGGAGTTCTACCCGCTGGTCCAGCGTGCCGACGGGCTCGATCCCGGTCTGTACCGCTACGACCAGCACGGCCACCAACTGGAGCGGGTTGAGGCGGCACCGGAGGTGCTGCGGCGCATGGCCGGAGTGGTGCGGACAGCCTCGGCCGTGTCCGAACTTCCGCAGGTCGTGGTGGTCATCGCCGCCCGGTTCGGCCGGATCATGTTCAAGTACGAGGCCATGGCGTACGCGCTGACGTTGAAGCATGTCGGGATCGTTTACCAGGTGATGTATCTGGTGGCCACGGCTATGGGGCTGGCCGCGTGCGCGCTGGGCACGGGCACCTCCACCGAACTCAGCGAAGCGATCGGCGCGGACCCGCTCGCCGAGGCCGCGGTAGGCGAGTTCATGCTGGGCAGCGCGCCCTCCTCGCCGGGAAGGGGCGCCACACCATGA